The following coding sequences are from one Eucalyptus grandis isolate ANBG69807.140 chromosome 11, ASM1654582v1, whole genome shotgun sequence window:
- the LOC104424656 gene encoding pentatricopeptide repeat-containing protein At5g65560, with protein MLNPLKPNNPSLVHLQSLRSALNPRSPLCSSSLTGSPAGLVSKVLSFLRVVHWQKNPELLRVSAELKPHHVSEIVQWHDNTGSALQFFFWMSKRHFYKHDARCFVSMLDRLVRDRYLAPADKVRIMMIQACRSEEELKRALEYLNEIGRKGLALTLYSYNTLLLQLGKFGMIALAQNTYTQMLNDGIKPSLLTFNTMINMLCRKGMVQQAMLIFSKIFQYDMRADTFTYTSLILGHCRNEDIDSAFEVFDRMTREGCDPNSVTYSNLINGLCKVGRVGEALDMLDEMIEKGIEPTVYTYTVPITTLCEVGRVKEVMELVHSMKKRGCSPNIQTYTALISGFSDAGLYELAVGMYHKILKLGLKPNTITFNALINLLCLSGRFDDASTIVRRMERLGCAPNIQTFNEIIRGLCLVDEMDKAMVLFDKMLKFGPFPNVITYNTLIGGYLKQGSLNNATRLLYFMKENGCAADEWTYSELITGFCKANKLSSAFDLFNDVVGQGIRPNHVIYTALIDGCCKEGKVDNALHIFDKMGEKDCLPSIETYNAIISGLSKANRSAEAKKLISMMEDQGPQPNVITYTSLIDGLSRNGGIDHAFQIFHEMERGNCLPNLLTYSSLIFGLCQVGKPESAEKLLEEMEGNGFYPDHITFTSLIDGFVMIGKLDYAFLLFKLMVARGCEPNFRTFAVLLKGLQKECQLFSEKAVAQQEAAYTSVSDESYSTINLFVLLNRLSEIRCEPTTNMYSELIKGLCREGRCAEADQLVENMEQKGLYPNKEAYQFLLISHCRDSQVDPALRIFDLMAVRGFECRLLTFKALISALCRVGRFGEAKALFERMLEKELNVDEIVWTVLIDGLLKQGNTDFCMEFLHIIESKNYIINFHTYTILARELSKIDKSEEADCIAEKMKAFRYSNKNKIVSL; from the coding sequence ATGTTAAACCCGCTCAAACCCAATAACCCATCTCTGGTTCACCTGCAAAGCCTTCGTTCCGCGCTCAATCCGAGGTCCCCGCTCTGCTCCTCCTCGTTAACGGGCTCTCCCGCCGGTCTGGTGTCCAAAGTTTTGAGCTTTCTGCGCGTCGTCCACTGGCAGAAGAATCCCGAGCTCCTCCGTGTCAGCGCGGAGTTGAAGCCCCACCATGTGTCCGAAATCGTGCAATGGCATGATAACACCGGCTCCGCCCTGCAATTCTTTTTCTGGATGTCTAAGCGGCATTTCTACAAACACGATGCGCGCTGCTTTGTGTCGATGTTGGATAGGCTTGTCCGGGATCGGTATTTGGCGCCCGCGGATAAGGTTAGGATCATGATGATCCAGGCTTGTAGAAGCGAGGAGGAGCTGAAGCGGGCTCTTGAGTATTTGAATGAGATTGGTAGAAAGGGTCTTGCTTTGACGTTGTACAGTTATAATACTCTTTTGTTGCAGCTGGGAAAGTTTGGGATGATTGCTTTAGCTCAGAACACGTACACTCAGATGCTTAATGATGGTATTAAACCTAGTCTGTTGACATTCAACACGATGATTAATATGTTGTGTAGGAAGGGCATGGTTCAACAAGCTATGTTGATATTCAGTAAGATTTTTCAGTATGACATGCGTGCAGATACTTTTACTTATACGTCCTTGATTCTTGGGCATTGTAGGAATGAGGATATAGATTCGGCTTTTGAGGTTTTTGATAGGATGACCAGGGAGGGTTGTGATCCGAATTCTGTTACATATTCGAATCTGATCAATGGGTTGTGCAAGGTAGGAAGGGTGGGTGAGGCACTTGATATGCTCGATGAAATGATTGAGAAAGGAATCGAACCAACTGTTTATACTTACACGGTTCCGATCACCACTTTATGTGAGGTTGGACGAGTGAAAGAAGTAATGGAGCTTGTGCATAGCATGAAGAAGAGAGGCTGCAGTCCAAATATTCAGACTTATACAGCTCTTATTAGTGGGTTCTCTGATGCAGGACTGTATGAATTGGCAGTTGGAATGTACCATAAAATACTGAAGCTAGGTCTGAAGCCAAACACTATCACGTTCAATGCCTTAATAAATCTGCTATGTCTAAGTGGAAGATTTGATGATGCATCGACAATTGTTCGTAGGATGGAGAGACTTGGTTGTGCACCCAACATTCAGACCTTTAATGAAATAATAAGGGGTTTATGCTTAGTTGATGAGATGGACAAAGCAATGGTTCTTTTTGATAAGATGCTCAAATTTGGTCCTTTTCCAAATGTGATAACATATAATACACTCATTGGTGGGTACCTCAAACAGGGTTCACTTAACAATGCAACTAGACTATTGTATTTTATGAAGGAGAATGGATGTGCAGCAGATGAGTGGACGTACAGTGAATTGATAACTGGGTTCTGTAAAGCTAACAAGTTAAGTTCAGCTTTTGATCTTTTCAATGATGTTGTGGGACAGGGGATCCGTCCTAATCATGTCATTTACACAGCTTTGATTGATGGATGCTGTAAGGAGGGGAAGGTAGATAATGCTTTGCACATATTTGATAAGATGGGGGAAAAAGATTGCTTGCCTAGTATTGAAACATACAATGCCATCATTAGTGGTTTGAGCAAAGCAAATCGCAGTGCTGAAGCTAAAAAGCTAATTAGTATGATGGAAGATCAAGGACCTCAACCAAATGTTATCACCTATACATCGTTAATTGACGGGCTCTCTCGAAATGGAGGGATCGACCATGCATTtcagatttttcatgaaatggaaAGAGGAAATTGCTTGCCGAATTTGTTAACTTACAGTTCACTGATTTTTGGCTTGTGTCAGGTGGGTAAGCCAGAGAGTGCTGAGAAATTATTGGAAGAGATGGAAGGGAACGGTTTTTATCCTGACCACATAACATTCACCTCTTTAATTGATGGATTCGTCATGATTGGCAAACTAGATTATGCATTCTTGCTTTTTAAGCTTATGGTAGCTAGAGGCTGTGAACCGAACTTTCGAACTTTTGCTGTTTTGCTTAAAGGTTTGCAAAAGGAATGCCAGTTGTTCTCAGAAAAGGCTGTTGCACAACAGGAAGCTGCTTACACTAGTGTCTCTGATGAGAGTTACTCTACCATCAACTTGTTTGTGCTCTTGAATCGCTTGTCTGAGATCAGATGTGAACCCACAACCAACATGTACAGTGAGTTAATAAAGGGCTTGTGTAGGGAAGGTAGATGTGCAGAGGCAGATCAGTTGGTGGAAAACATGGAGCAGAAAGGCTTGTATCCCAACAAGGAGGCATATCAGTTTTTGTTAATTTCGCATTGTAGAGATTCCCAAGTTGATCCTGCCTTGAGAATCTTTGATTTGATGGCAGTTAGAGGCTTTGAGTGTCGCCTGTTGACATTTAAGGCTCTCATCTCTGCTCTATGCAGGGTAGGTCGCTTTGGTGAGGCAAAAGCATTATTTGAGAGGATGCTTGAGAAAGAGTTGAATGTAGATGAGATTGTTTGGACAGTATTAATTGATGGCTTGCTGAAGCAAGGAAATACAGATTTCTGCATGGAGTTCCTCCACATCATAGAATCCAAAAATTACATAATTAACTTTCATACATACACAATACTGGCAAGAGAACTGTCCAAAATAGACAAGTCAGAAGAAGCTGATTGCATAGCTGAGAAAATGAAAGCTTTCAGGTACagcaataaaaataagattgtCTCACTGTAA
- the LOC104424658 gene encoding uncharacterized protein LOC104424658, which translates to MSKAKSPEPLDFFIWTVEDVGRWLEEINLGSYRQIFKENGINGEYLESMSTFTTEQILRFIRKCHMKWGDFITLCKELRRIKVACLKGDQKVRRPWWAPSCLSIVSVKAAKRNRQSRVVSLKLEP; encoded by the exons ATGAGCAAAGCGAAGTCACCCGAGCCTCTCGATTTCTTCATCTGGACTGTTGAG GATGTTGGTAGGTGGTTAgaagaaataaatttaggaagCTACCGCCagatttttaaagaaaatgggatCAATGGTGAGTATCTGGAAAGCATGTCCACGTTCACGACTGAGCAGATACTTCGGTTTATCAGAAAGTGCCACATGAAATGGGGGGACTTCATTACGCTCTGCAAAGAACTCCGGCGGATTAAGG TGGCATGCTTGAAAGGCGATCAGAAGGTCCGGAGGCCATGGTGGGCTCCGTCGTGCCTCTCGATAGTTTCTGTGAAGGCAGCGAAGCGCAACAGACAATCAAGGGTTGTTTCACTAAAACTAGAACCATGA
- the LOC104424659 gene encoding zinc finger CCCH domain-containing protein 18 isoform X1: MDFSESTKVVYNRIQKLEPENVSKIIGYLLLQDHGEREMIRLAFSPDNAIHSLIAKAKSELGLSKPAVSVNKLAHVNSAPTVSIQSAAEIPVQFTPFSPASAPALSPPSSLRITSPYWESQVPGGHVPDDFHLINQVRHLGLEDPAEFANFSGSEFMGSYYFPEAAICAKSSRRSPSLPDFPVKICHYFNKGFCKHGNNCRYFHGHLMPESFSQHFNANYNEIGNDDHAFIQGSLDKLEMELAELLKSRGGMPVSIASLPMLYYEKYGRTLQAEGYLTESQRHGKAGFSLSKLLSRLKSSICLIDRPHGQHSVILAEDAQKYLDYTIERCDPGVNSGSRQIYLTFPAESVFTEQDVSHYFNNFGPVQDVRIPCQQKRMFGFVTFVFAETAKQVLAKGNPHFICNARVLVKPYKEKSRLFDRRYMEKMQNLTFNYNQHLIEGETDIQSMPRSCDNSRFLRKEVIQEHETALEFERRRFAEFHMAPKALARPVYFGHLMDQLNPSEGHEEPAVSPPADHFNHFLDFVQNGSSNTSKISLRVTNCTEQDSSQGINLPDSPFASTIGTGISTVT; this comes from the exons ATGGACTTTTCAGAGTCCACCAAAGTTGTGTACAACAGGATCCAGAAACTCGAGCCCGAGAATGTCTCGAAGATCATTGGATATCTTCTTTTGCAAGATCATGGCGAACGCGAGATGATCAGGCTCGCCTTCAGCCCTGATAATGCGATTCACTCCTTGATCGCCAAAGCAAAATCCGAACTGGGATTGTCTAAACCAGCAGTATCTGTTAATAAGTTAGCCCATGTAAATTCTGCACCAACGGTTAGTATTCAGTCTGCTGCAGAAATTCCTGTGCAATTCACTCCGTTTTCGCCAGCGTCAGCCCCTGCACTTTCACCTCCATCGTCTCTCCGAATCACCAGCCCATACTGGGAATCGCAGGTTCCTGGTGGTCACGTGCCTGATGATTTTCATCTCATAAACCAAGTTCGCCACTTGGGTTTGGAGGACCCTGCTGAGTTTGCCAACTTCAGCGGTTCGGAGTTTATGGGGAGTTATTATTTCCCTGAGGCTGCAATTTGTGCAAAATCGAGTCGTAGGTCTCCAAGTTTACCAGATTTTCCTGTTAAGATTTGCCATTACTTCAATAAGGGGTTTTGCAAGCACGGGAACAACTGTCGGTACTTTCACGGCCATCTTATGCCGGAGAGCTTTTCACAGCATTTTAATGCAAATTACAATGAGATAGGAAATGATGATCATGCATTTATTCAAGGATCTCTTGACAAACTAGAAATGGAGCTTGCCGAGCTTTTGAAATCAAGAGGAGGAATGCCTGTTTCAATCGCTTCTTTACCCATGTTGTATTATGAGAAGTATGGGAGGACACTTCAGGCCGAGGGGTATCTAACAGAGAGCCAAAGACATGGCAAGGCTGGTTTTAGTTTGTCGAAGCTTCTTTCTCGGCTTAAGAGCAGCATTTGTCTTATTGACAG ACCACATGGCCAACACTCTGTGATTTTGGCGGAGGATGCTCAAAAGTACTTGGACTATACGATTGAAAGATGTGATCCAGGTGTAAACTCTGGGTCTCGGCAAATATATCTTACGTTTCCGGCGGAGAGTGTTTTTACTGAACAAGACGTTTCGCATTACTTCAA TAATTTTGGACCTGTTCAAGATGTTAGGATTCCTTGCCAACAGAAAAGGATGTTCGGATTCGTCACTTTTGTCTTTGCAGAAACGGCCAAGCAGGTTTTGGCCAAGGGAAATCCTCACTTTATATGTAACGCTCGTGTTCTTGTGAAACCGTACAAGGAGAAGTCGAGGCTTTTTGACAG AAGGTATATGGAGAAAATGCAGAATCTCACATTTAATTACAATCAGCACCTTATAGAAGGGGAGACTGATATTCAGTCAA TGCCAAGAAGTTGTGATAATTCAAGGTTTCTTAGGAAGGAGGTCATCCAAGAGCATGAAACTGCACTTGAATTCGAGAGGAGACGCTTTGCAGAATTTCATATGGCACCAAAAGCTTTGGCCCGCCCTGTATACTTTGGGCACTTAATGGACCAATTGAACCCATCAGAAG GCCATGAAGAACCAGCAGTGTCACCACCTGCTGATCATTTTAATCACTTCCTAGATTTCGTACAAAATGGTTCGAGCAACACCAGCAAAATCTCGCTGCGGGTCACTAATTGCACCGAACAGGATAG CAGCCAAGGAATCAATCTTCCTGACAGCCCATTCGCATCTACAATAGGGACTGGAATTTCAACAGTTACATAG
- the LOC104424659 gene encoding zinc finger CCCH domain-containing protein 18 isoform X2: MDFSESTKVVYNRIQKLEPENVSKIIGYLLLQDHGEREMIRLAFSPDNAIHSLIAKAKSELGLSKPAVSVNKLAHVNSAPTVSIQSAAEIPVQFTPFSPASAPALSPPSSLRITSPYWESQVPGGHVPDDFHLINQVRHLGLEDPAEFANFSGSEFMGSYYFPEAAICAKSSRRSPSLPDFPVKICHYFNKGFCKHGNNCRYFHGHLMPESFSQHFNANYNEIGNDDHAFIQGSLDKLEMELAELLKSRGGMPVSIASLPMLYYEKYGRTLQAEGYLTESQRHGKAGFSLSKLLSRLKSSICLIDRPHGQHSVILAEDAQKYLDYTIERCDPGVNSGSRQIYLTFPAESVFTEQDVSHYFNNFGPVQDVRIPCQQKRMFGFVTFVFAETAKQVLAKGNPHFICNARVLVKPYKEKSRLFDRRYMEKMQNLTFNYNQHLIEGETDIQSMPRSCDNSRFLRKEVIQEHETALEFERRRFAEFHMAPKALARPVYFGHLMDQLNPSEGHEEPAVSPPADHFNHFLDFVQNGSSNTSKISLRVTNCTEQDSQGINLPDSPFASTIGTGISTVT; the protein is encoded by the exons ATGGACTTTTCAGAGTCCACCAAAGTTGTGTACAACAGGATCCAGAAACTCGAGCCCGAGAATGTCTCGAAGATCATTGGATATCTTCTTTTGCAAGATCATGGCGAACGCGAGATGATCAGGCTCGCCTTCAGCCCTGATAATGCGATTCACTCCTTGATCGCCAAAGCAAAATCCGAACTGGGATTGTCTAAACCAGCAGTATCTGTTAATAAGTTAGCCCATGTAAATTCTGCACCAACGGTTAGTATTCAGTCTGCTGCAGAAATTCCTGTGCAATTCACTCCGTTTTCGCCAGCGTCAGCCCCTGCACTTTCACCTCCATCGTCTCTCCGAATCACCAGCCCATACTGGGAATCGCAGGTTCCTGGTGGTCACGTGCCTGATGATTTTCATCTCATAAACCAAGTTCGCCACTTGGGTTTGGAGGACCCTGCTGAGTTTGCCAACTTCAGCGGTTCGGAGTTTATGGGGAGTTATTATTTCCCTGAGGCTGCAATTTGTGCAAAATCGAGTCGTAGGTCTCCAAGTTTACCAGATTTTCCTGTTAAGATTTGCCATTACTTCAATAAGGGGTTTTGCAAGCACGGGAACAACTGTCGGTACTTTCACGGCCATCTTATGCCGGAGAGCTTTTCACAGCATTTTAATGCAAATTACAATGAGATAGGAAATGATGATCATGCATTTATTCAAGGATCTCTTGACAAACTAGAAATGGAGCTTGCCGAGCTTTTGAAATCAAGAGGAGGAATGCCTGTTTCAATCGCTTCTTTACCCATGTTGTATTATGAGAAGTATGGGAGGACACTTCAGGCCGAGGGGTATCTAACAGAGAGCCAAAGACATGGCAAGGCTGGTTTTAGTTTGTCGAAGCTTCTTTCTCGGCTTAAGAGCAGCATTTGTCTTATTGACAG ACCACATGGCCAACACTCTGTGATTTTGGCGGAGGATGCTCAAAAGTACTTGGACTATACGATTGAAAGATGTGATCCAGGTGTAAACTCTGGGTCTCGGCAAATATATCTTACGTTTCCGGCGGAGAGTGTTTTTACTGAACAAGACGTTTCGCATTACTTCAA TAATTTTGGACCTGTTCAAGATGTTAGGATTCCTTGCCAACAGAAAAGGATGTTCGGATTCGTCACTTTTGTCTTTGCAGAAACGGCCAAGCAGGTTTTGGCCAAGGGAAATCCTCACTTTATATGTAACGCTCGTGTTCTTGTGAAACCGTACAAGGAGAAGTCGAGGCTTTTTGACAG AAGGTATATGGAGAAAATGCAGAATCTCACATTTAATTACAATCAGCACCTTATAGAAGGGGAGACTGATATTCAGTCAA TGCCAAGAAGTTGTGATAATTCAAGGTTTCTTAGGAAGGAGGTCATCCAAGAGCATGAAACTGCACTTGAATTCGAGAGGAGACGCTTTGCAGAATTTCATATGGCACCAAAAGCTTTGGCCCGCCCTGTATACTTTGGGCACTTAATGGACCAATTGAACCCATCAGAAG GCCATGAAGAACCAGCAGTGTCACCACCTGCTGATCATTTTAATCACTTCCTAGATTTCGTACAAAATGGTTCGAGCAACACCAGCAAAATCTCGCTGCGGGTCACTAATTGCACCGAACAGGATAG CCAAGGAATCAATCTTCCTGACAGCCCATTCGCATCTACAATAGGGACTGGAATTTCAACAGTTACATAG
- the LOC104424661 gene encoding LOW QUALITY PROTEIN: splicing factor ESS-2 homolog (The sequence of the model RefSeq protein was modified relative to this genomic sequence to represent the inferred CDS: inserted 1 base in 1 codon), whose product MLLSPGHXPRHLSSPSPSPAPAEPLNQQPPPPPRPSASAAAPNPRKRAAVLDEDAYVSAIEGIIERDFFPDISKLRDRLDWLEAVRTGDPIQIRDAQLKIMERRGRRAAGGSSVRGRTQTQTPGSTFARSFTPLDEFDGKTPRTPGALGGDGVGGLEAGEGDSGVDVSLSLDEFFRRYTSEDNESFSKILEKVNKKRKEKYGYLLEGQNEGVQAIEDAERDRITDGYGTSDQPASTLEGWKYTAKNLLMYHPADRGEAPLTAEEMAVRLNGLTKEVSYANTRFHGKIMDSRPKDDGTVEVLYAPIAGASPMLKSARDGDNVKKYDLDDLRKTPNPFYVESGKKADNGYSFVRTPSPMPGADESPFITWGEIEGTPLRLEPEDTPIDIGGSGDGPHFRIPSAPARDVKAHLLSREAARKLRDRSKMFQKPPLPSPVRGGSASPSMRTLSPAAQKFVRNAISRSSSSVDESLRASYRGASPARTPKSVRSMSRFGRDGSLESRSPSVKENLNPPR is encoded by the exons ATGCTCCTCTCTCCCGGCC TCCCCCGCCACCTCTCCTCGCCGTCCccctcgccggcccccgccgaacccctaaatcagcaacccccgccgccgccgcggccctccgcctccgccgcggCCCCGAACCCCCGGAAGCGGGCCGCGGTCCTCGACGAGGACGCCTACGTGTCGGCCATCGAGGGGATCATCGAGCGCGACTTCTTCCCCGACATATCCAAGCTCCGCGACCGCCTCGACTGGCTCGAGGCCGTCCGGACCGGCGACCCCATCCAGATCCGCGATGCCCAGTTGAAGATCATGGAGCGCCGCGGCAGGAGGGCGGCCGGCGGCTCGAGCGTCCGGGGCCGGACGCAGACGCAGACCCCCGGCTCGACCTTCGCGCGCAGTTTCACTCCTCTCGACGAGTTCGACGGTAAGACCCCGAGGACTCCGGGCGCTCTGGGTGGGGACGGGGTAGGTGGTTTAGAAGCCGGGGAGGGTGATTCCGGCGTCGACGTCTCGCTGTCGTTGGACGAGTTCTTTAGGCGGTACACGAGCGAGGACAACGAGAGCTTTTCGAAGATTCTGGAGAAGGTCaataagaagaggaaggagaagtaCGGGTACTTGCTGGAAGGCCAGAATGAGGGTGTGCAGGCAATTGAGGATGCCGAGAGGGACAGAATTACCGATGGGTATGGGACGTCGGATCAGCCGGCGAGTACTTTAGAAGGGTGGAAATACACGGCGAAGAATCTTTTGATGTACCATCCTGCTGATCGGGGGGAGGCTCCGTTGACGGCGGAGGAAATGGCTGTTAGGCTCAACGGTCTGACTAAGGAAGTGAGTTATGCTAATACTAGGTTTCATGGTAAAATAATGGATTCGAGGCCGAAAGATGATGGTACAGTTGAGGTCTTGTATGCGCCGATTGCGGGTGCTTCTCCGATGCTAAAGTCAGCTAGGGATGGGGACAATGTTAAGAAGTACGACCTGGATGACTTGAGGAAGACCCCCAATCCGTTTTATGTGGAGTCAGGTAAAAAGGCTGATAATGGATATAGTTTTGTTAGAACTCCTTCGCCTATGCCAGGTGCTGATGAGTCGCCGTTCATCACTTGGGGTGAAATTGAGGGAACTCCGTTGAGGTTGGAGCCCGAGGACACACCTATTGATATCGGCGGTAGTGGAGACGGGCCTCACTTCAGGATCCCATCGGCACCAGCACGAGATGTAAAGGCTCATTTGCTTTCTAGAGAGGCTGCTCGAAAGTTGAGGGACAGGTCTAAAATGTTCCAGAAGCCACCACTGCCATCACCTGTCAGAGGGGGAAGTGCCAGTCCAAGTATGCGGACTCTTTCTCCCGCTGCCCAGAAGTTCGTGAGAAATGCAATTTCTAGGTCGTCATCTTCAGTTGATGAATCACTTCGAGCTAGTTATCGAGGTGCAAGCCCCGCTCGGACTCCCAAAAGTGTCAGGAGCATGTCCAGGTTTGGTAGAGATGGGAGTCTGGAGTCCAGATCTCCTTCTGTAAAAGAGAATTTGAACCCTCCTAGGTAA